The Candidatus Methylomirabilis sp. genome includes a window with the following:
- a CDS encoding HU family DNA-binding protein produces MTKAELVDKVARDACITKKAAELALASVTAGVRDSLKKGKKVTLVGFGTFSVAKRAARNGRNPQTGDVIKIKAAKIPRFRAGKALKDAVR; encoded by the coding sequence ATGACCAAAGCGGAACTCGTGGACAAGGTTGCCAGGGATGCATGCATCACGAAAAAGGCGGCAGAGCTCGCCCTGGCCAGTGTCACAGCAGGGGTGCGAGACTCTCTCAAGAAAGGAAAGAAGGTCACCCTGGTCGGCTTTGGGACGTTTTCGGTAGCCAAACGAGCGGCCCGGAACGGGCGCAATCCCCAAACCGGTGATGTCATCAAGATCAAGGCGGCGAAGATCCCGAGGTTCAGAGCGGGAAAGGCTTTGAAAGACGCCGTCAGGTAA
- the smpB gene encoding SsrA-binding protein SmpB has protein sequence MAPAQERRILCSNRRARYEYQIEEVIEAGIALTGTEVKSLREGGADLKDGYAAIEGEEAYLFNCHISPYAAGSRSNPDPNRKRKLLLHKEEIARLMGKVQAKGLTLIPLSVYVAGRKIKLELALARGKKLYDKRETLKRRAMTKEMAQLTRGRADLG, from the coding sequence ATGGCACCGGCACAGGAAAGAAGAATCCTCTGTTCCAATCGACGGGCGAGGTATGAGTATCAGATCGAGGAGGTCATTGAGGCCGGGATAGCCCTTACCGGGACCGAGGTGAAGTCGCTGCGGGAGGGCGGGGCCGACCTGAAAGACGGCTACGCCGCGATCGAGGGCGAGGAGGCGTATCTGTTTAATTGCCATATCAGTCCGTATGCCGCCGGCAGCCGTTCCAATCCAGACCCAAATCGGAAGCGGAAGCTCCTGTTGCACAAAGAAGAGATTGCCAGGCTCATGGGGAAGGTTCAGGCAAAGGGCCTCACCTTGATCCCCTTGAGTGTCTATGTGGCTGGACGGAAGATCAAGCTCGAACTGGCGCTGGCCCGAGGGAAAAAGCTGTACGATAAGCGGGAAACCCTGAAGCGACGTGCAATGACGAAAGAGATGGCCCAGCTCACTCGCGGCCGCGCAGACCTGGGATAG